Within the Saccharomonospora amisosensis genome, the region GACGAACGAGGGGCGGTTGGCATGCTCGCGCTCGTAGGTCAGCAGTTCCTCCAGTTGCTCGAGCGAGAGCGTCCGAAGCCGCGCTCGGACCTGCGGAAGGGTCAGCTGGTCGTAGCCCGCCAGCCCGCCCGGAGCCGCGGCGGCGCCCGGTGCGGTGGCCATGGCGTCACGCACCCTCACCTGCTGCTGGGTGGGTGGCTCCGGGCTGTCGAACTCGCCCTCGGAGTGCTCCTCACCGAGCGCGCGCTCTTCCAACGCCCACGGGTCGTCATCGCGCGATCGGGTGGTTTCGGTGCCGCCGTATCGCTGCCCGTTGCCGCCGGGCTCGTCCGTCGGTGGCTCGATATCCTCGTCAAAGGTCGCCCAGCTCGGGGTCTCCTCGACCGGGCGAAGGGTGGACAGCGCGTCGTCGCCCTTGATCGCCAGCTCGGTGACGTGCTGCTGCACTCGCATGGACGCCTGCAGCACCTGACTAGCGACGGTCACGGGCAGCTCCGTCAGTTGCTTGGGCAGGTCTCGCACCCGCTCCACCGTCGTGACGGCAAGTCCTGCGGCTACCCGGAGCGGGAACGGGAGATGCTTCATACCCCTAAGCGTGCCGCACATAGCCCTCCCTGCCCAGCCGAACGGGTTAACGCGTGTCGTGTATCCCAGGACATCGTCTCGGGTCTTGCCGTCCGGAGTCGGCCCGTACCCTGGTGGCATGAGTGCTGCGAGTCCAGGAACAGAGCCTGCCACCAGCGTATCGGTCGAGGGCGGCCAACCAAGCCCTTCTACCGGTGGTAAGCGCGTTCTGCTGGCCAAGCCGCGCGGTTACTGTGCCGGGGTCGACCGTGCCGTCATCACGGTCGAGAAGGCTCTGGAGAGGTACGGCCCGCCGATCTACGTCCGCAAGGAGATCGTGCACAACCGGCACGTCGTGGACACGCTGCGAGAGCGTGGGGTGATCTTCGTCGACGAGACGTCGGAGGTGCCGGAGGGCGAGTTGGTCGTGTTCTCGGCCCACGGCGTCTCCCCGGCCGTGCACGCGGAGGCGGAGCAACGCAACCTGCGCACGATCGACGCC harbors:
- a CDS encoding lipid droplet-associated protein — its product is MKHLPFPLRVAAGLAVTTVERVRDLPKQLTELPVTVASQVLQASMRVQQHVTELAIKGDDALSTLRPVEETPSWATFDEDIEPPTDEPGGNGQRYGGTETTRSRDDDPWALEERALGEEHSEGEFDSPEPPTQQQVRVRDAMATAPGAAAAPGGLAGYDQLTLPQVRARLRTLSLEQLEELLTYEREHANRPSFVGMLGRRIGNMRQQSPQDGSEGSTAR